The Mytilus galloprovincialis chromosome 2, xbMytGall1.hap1.1, whole genome shotgun sequence genome has a window encoding:
- the LOC143063991 gene encoding uncharacterized protein LOC143063991 has product MEIAGIPMLTFVGFILTIVALVIDLIGFAAPYWTYREIGNGKVYAGIWKSCVSGGSTICTDYVDVKNLKSWREAVQAMETLGFLCLIAALVVVILKLFVLKDKPILKWVAVGCLAAAAAFILIGVCIFGGEASTLETDNLHFAFAFVIIAAIVAIVASIMFCLDK; this is encoded by the exons ATGGAGATAGCTGGAATACCCATGCTTACTTTTGTAGGCTTCATTTTAACAATTGTTGCATTAGTGATCGATTTGATTGGTTTTGCTGCTCCTTATTGGACGTATCGTGAAATAGGAAATGGAAAAGTATATGCCGGAATTTGGAAATCGTGTGTTTCGGGAGGATCTACCATTTGTACTGACTATGTAGACgttaaaaacttaaaat CATGGCGAGAAGCTGTTCAAGCCATGGAGACCCTTGGTTTCTTATGTCTTATTGCTGCACTTGTTGTCGTCATATTGAAACTATTCGTCTTAAAAGATAAACCAATTCTAAAATGGGTTGCTGTTGGATGCTTAGCTGCAGCAG CGGCATTCATTCTGATTGGAGTATGCATATTTGGAGGAGAAGCATCAACACTTGAAACTGATAATCTACATTTTGCATTTGCCTTTGTGATTATTGCTGCTATTGTTGCCATCGTAGCGTCCATTATGTTTTGTTTGGACAAGTAA